The Caulifigura coniformis genome includes a region encoding these proteins:
- a CDS encoding 2TM domain-containing protein gives MTTSLFHERAQHRVFLGFYIHLAAFILVTGGLAGMNFARNPDRPWLLWVVAGWGIGLIVHGLLTYLPEPRERAVHRIATRMERREERRHIRGH, from the coding sequence ATGACGACTTCACTCTTCCATGAGCGGGCACAGCACCGCGTCTTCCTTGGGTTCTACATCCATCTGGCCGCGTTCATCCTCGTCACCGGGGGGTTGGCCGGCATGAACTTCGCCCGGAATCCCGATCGCCCGTGGTTGCTCTGGGTGGTCGCGGGATGGGGCATTGGACTGATCGTGCACGGTCTGTTGACCTACCTGCCGGAGCCGCGGGAGCGCGCGGTGCACCGCATCGCGACGCGAATGGAGCGGCGTGAAGAGCGCCGCCACATACGGGGACACTGA